A single region of the Halopiger xanaduensis SH-6 genome encodes:
- a CDS encoding HEAT repeat domain-containing protein produces MDGDGGEGSAQLHRSADSHAAADSNSSGGSSSSPTLHGDADAEFNLPAVLAQLDATDADVQRQAVRTIRAHVDDRPEACIPTVSKLRTLLERPDLEYHEAVAYCLAELAEESAADVAPSADEIVSFATERPSHPATADCCRSLAAIADERPGALVDRVDALVPTLESDDATVRANAALALARVADGADGPLEQTDTPDVLEDVRAILADLERTDPDPDVREWAAQARDRLR; encoded by the coding sequence ATGGATGGGGATGGGGGCGAGGGCAGCGCACAACTCCACCGCTCCGCGGACTCGCACGCGGCTGCGGATTCGAACTCGAGTGGGGGCTCGAGTTCGAGTCCGACGCTACACGGCGACGCGGACGCGGAGTTCAACCTGCCGGCGGTCCTCGCACAACTCGACGCAACGGACGCGGACGTACAGCGACAGGCGGTTCGGACGATCCGGGCTCACGTCGACGATCGTCCCGAGGCCTGTATCCCGACCGTCTCGAAGTTACGAACGCTGCTCGAGCGGCCGGACCTCGAGTACCACGAGGCGGTCGCCTACTGCCTCGCGGAACTGGCCGAGGAGTCGGCCGCCGACGTCGCACCGTCCGCGGACGAGATCGTCTCGTTCGCGACCGAACGGCCGTCGCACCCGGCGACGGCCGATTGCTGTCGGAGTCTGGCGGCCATCGCCGACGAGCGACCGGGCGCGCTCGTCGACCGCGTCGATGCGCTCGTTCCGACTCTCGAGAGCGACGATGCGACAGTGCGGGCGAACGCCGCGCTCGCGCTCGCCCGCGTGGCCGACGGGGCTGACGGCCCCCTCGAGCAGACTGATACACCCGACGTGCTCGAGGACGTACGCGCGATACTCGCCGATCTCGAGCGCACCGATCCCGACCCCGATGTTCGGGAGTGGGCCGCACAGGCGCGCGATCGACTGCGCTGA
- a CDS encoding DUF5820 family protein: MDELTDLPDSWAVWSRGDDGRLVLAYRPDVFDAAEFPAPCLPTLYLTHGRRTRRPGRNPTDATGASDWFVTLYLEPDVTLEDHDRYPTRAEALERTVELARAFDDGEIDYRGLYQVPRERYFDRLDELTGRGDAKTE; the protein is encoded by the coding sequence ATGGACGAACTGACGGACCTGCCCGATTCCTGGGCCGTCTGGTCTCGGGGCGACGACGGTCGCCTCGTCCTCGCGTACCGGCCCGACGTCTTCGACGCCGCCGAATTTCCCGCGCCCTGTCTGCCGACCCTGTACCTCACCCACGGCCGGCGAACCCGCCGCCCCGGGCGGAACCCGACCGACGCCACCGGCGCCAGCGACTGGTTCGTCACGCTCTACCTCGAGCCCGACGTCACGCTCGAGGACCACGACCGCTACCCGACGCGGGCGGAAGCGCTCGAGCGCACGGTCGAACTCGCGCGGGCGTTCGACGACGGGGAGATCGACTACCGGGGGCTGTACCAGGTGCCCCGCGAGCGGTACTTCGATCGGCTCGACGAACTGACGGGTCGCGGCGATGCGAAGACCGAATAG
- a CDS encoding YeaH/YhbH family protein, whose protein sequence is MGLRDDLERFREVGEKRREDLADFIQYGDLGGSGPGQINIPVKIVSLPEFEYDQRDKGGVGQGDGDTPDTGQPVGQPQPQPGDGDGDEDGEPGEEGGEHEYYEMDPEEFAQELDEELGLDLDPKGKKVVEEKEGPFTDLTRTGPNSTLDFERMFKEGLKRKLAMDFDEEFLRELCKVEGIEPRDVFEWARGENLPVSMAWIEEAYKDIPDDERGKWASIEEVENNVEREDVQQKIRREGIDHVPFRREDERYRHPEIIEEKEKNVVVVNIRDVSGSMREKKRELVERTFTPLDWYLQGKYDNAEFVYIAHDAEAWEVEREEFFGIRSGGGTKISSAYELAAELLEEYPWSDWNRYVFAAGDSENSSNDTEERVIPMMEQIPANLHAYVETQPSGNAINATHAEELERHFGTDDDEVAVAYVNGEADVTDAIYEILSTESDDDE, encoded by the coding sequence ATGGGACTGAGAGACGATCTCGAACGATTCCGCGAAGTGGGCGAAAAGCGCCGTGAGGATCTGGCCGACTTCATCCAGTACGGCGACCTCGGGGGCAGCGGCCCCGGACAGATCAACATCCCGGTGAAGATCGTCTCGCTGCCGGAGTTCGAGTACGATCAGCGCGACAAGGGCGGCGTCGGGCAGGGCGACGGCGACACGCCCGACACCGGCCAGCCGGTCGGCCAGCCCCAACCCCAGCCGGGAGACGGCGACGGTGACGAGGACGGCGAACCCGGCGAGGAGGGCGGCGAGCACGAGTACTACGAGATGGACCCCGAGGAGTTCGCCCAGGAGTTGGACGAGGAACTCGGACTCGACCTCGATCCGAAGGGCAAGAAGGTCGTCGAGGAGAAGGAGGGTCCCTTCACCGACCTCACGCGGACCGGCCCCAACAGCACGCTCGACTTCGAGCGGATGTTCAAGGAGGGGCTCAAGCGCAAGCTGGCGATGGACTTCGACGAGGAGTTCCTCCGCGAACTCTGCAAGGTCGAGGGCATCGAACCCCGCGACGTCTTCGAGTGGGCCCGCGGCGAGAACCTGCCGGTTTCGATGGCCTGGATCGAAGAGGCCTACAAGGACATCCCCGACGATGAGCGAGGGAAGTGGGCCTCGATCGAGGAGGTCGAGAACAACGTCGAGCGCGAGGACGTCCAGCAGAAGATCCGCCGCGAGGGGATCGACCACGTCCCCTTCCGCCGCGAGGACGAGCGCTACCGCCACCCCGAGATCATCGAGGAGAAAGAGAAGAACGTCGTCGTGGTCAACATCCGCGACGTCTCCGGCTCGATGCGCGAGAAGAAGCGGGAACTCGTCGAGCGCACCTTCACGCCGCTCGACTGGTACCTCCAGGGCAAGTACGACAACGCCGAGTTCGTCTACATCGCCCACGACGCCGAGGCCTGGGAGGTCGAGCGCGAGGAGTTCTTCGGCATCCGCAGCGGCGGCGGCACGAAGATCTCGAGCGCGTACGAACTGGCCGCCGAACTGCTCGAGGAGTACCCCTGGAGCGACTGGAACCGCTACGTCTTCGCGGCCGGCGACTCCGAGAACTCCTCGAACGACACCGAGGAGCGAGTCATCCCGATGATGGAGCAGATTCCGGCGAACCTCCACGCCTACGTCGAGACCCAGCCCAGCGGCAACGCGATCAACGCCACCCACGCCGAGGAGCTCGAGCGCCACTTCGGCACGGACGACGACGAGGTTGCGGTGGCCTACGTCAACGGCGAGGCGGACGTGACCGACGCGATCTACGAGATCCTCTCGACGGAGAGTGATGACGATGAGTAA
- a CDS encoding glycerophosphodiester phosphodiesterase yields MRVIAHRGFSATAPENTIAAIRSAADRADAVEFDVRRCGSGELVVVHDETIDRVTGGVGTVVHSSLEELKTHTVLESGERIPTLEETIAALPSDVVVNLEMKELGIAADVLEAIEDLENRVVTTSFLVPELRTMRDLDSGQPTGLLANRHLENPVTTAVELGCDVIGANWWRCLTTRLVPRAKAVGLEVHSWSIERRLVAKLLERRGVDYVSADRPIRP; encoded by the coding sequence ATGCGAGTGATCGCACACCGCGGGTTCTCCGCAACGGCTCCCGAGAATACGATCGCGGCGATCCGGTCGGCGGCCGACCGAGCGGACGCCGTCGAGTTCGACGTTCGACGCTGTGGCTCCGGCGAACTCGTCGTCGTTCACGACGAAACGATCGACCGCGTCACCGGCGGCGTCGGCACCGTCGTCCACAGTTCCCTCGAGGAACTCAAGACCCACACCGTCCTCGAGTCCGGCGAACGGATTCCGACGCTCGAGGAGACGATCGCTGCGCTCCCATCGGACGTGGTGGTCAACCTCGAGATGAAGGAACTCGGGATCGCTGCGGACGTTCTCGAGGCGATCGAGGATCTCGAGAACCGCGTCGTCACGACCTCGTTTCTCGTCCCGGAACTGCGGACGATGCGCGACCTCGATTCCGGCCAGCCGACGGGTCTGCTCGCCAACCGTCACCTCGAGAACCCGGTCACGACGGCGGTCGAACTCGGCTGTGACGTCATCGGCGCGAACTGGTGGCGCTGCCTGACGACGCGGCTCGTTCCCCGGGCGAAGGCCGTCGGCCTCGAGGTCCACTCGTGGTCGATCGAACGGCGGCTGGTGGCGAAACTGCTCGAGCGGCGGGGCGTCGATTACGTTTCCGCGGATCGACCGATCCGTCCCTGA
- a CDS encoding SpoVR family protein, translated as MSKSNSNADRFRKQAIATDLEEPVEEARNLAQKLGLEPYPVKYWIIDYDEMNELIAYGGFQSRYPHWRWGMQYDKQRKQGQYGGGKAFEIVNNDNPAHAFLQESNTLADQKAVITHVEAHSDFFANNEWFGLFTSGRADEEQVNAAAMLERHARAIDDYMSDPDIDRAEVEKWIDHCLSLEDNIDQHRVFQRRLEVDGPGDELEDLDDDLAEKLDELNLSDEIKGEVFDEEWLEQLEGEDGGVTFPDEPEKDILAFVREHGKRYDDDAERAVEMEEWQRDVLDMMRAEAYYFAAQKMTKVMNEGWAAYWESTMMTDETFAGDDEFMNYADHMAKVLASGGLNPYSLGMELWEYVENTTNRREVLEHLLRVEGISWRNLADVVDFDDVLETLEPPEPIDTITPETLDSLEEVPDEWVDREALEKAREGEIDVEKYPWKVLTYEGLARRHYSLVKRQNRGFLSRVNQNELERIGRYLFDDARYSSVEEALEDVDFAAGWDRMFDIRESHNDVTFLDEFLTEEFITENNYFTYEHSQATGQFHVASDAAEDVKKKLLLQFTNFGKPTIAVYDGNYNNANELLLGHQYNGVMLDLGKAKETLKRIFELWGRPVNLLTIVKEVDEHDIEVAKRRNREPEAQERGKLIRYDGDEVTVEDVPWEEVEHLSADDVDYDTKPENWLA; from the coding sequence ATGAGTAAATCCAACTCCAACGCCGATCGCTTCCGCAAACAGGCGATCGCTACCGACCTCGAGGAACCGGTCGAAGAGGCCCGCAACCTCGCTCAGAAGCTCGGCCTCGAACCCTACCCCGTCAAGTACTGGATCATCGACTACGACGAGATGAACGAACTCATCGCCTACGGCGGCTTCCAGAGCCGCTACCCGCACTGGCGGTGGGGCATGCAGTACGACAAGCAGCGCAAGCAGGGCCAGTACGGCGGCGGGAAGGCCTTCGAGATCGTCAACAACGACAATCCGGCCCACGCGTTCCTCCAGGAGTCGAACACGCTGGCCGACCAGAAGGCCGTCATCACCCACGTCGAGGCCCACTCGGACTTCTTCGCGAACAACGAGTGGTTCGGGCTCTTTACCAGCGGCCGGGCCGACGAGGAGCAGGTCAACGCCGCCGCGATGCTCGAGCGCCACGCGCGGGCCATCGACGACTACATGTCCGACCCCGACATCGACCGCGCGGAGGTCGAAAAGTGGATCGACCACTGCCTCTCGCTCGAGGACAACATCGACCAGCACCGCGTCTTCCAGCGTCGCCTCGAGGTCGACGGTCCGGGCGACGAACTCGAGGACTTGGACGACGACCTCGCGGAGAAACTCGACGAACTGAACCTCTCCGACGAGATCAAAGGCGAGGTGTTCGACGAGGAGTGGCTCGAGCAACTCGAGGGCGAGGACGGCGGCGTCACGTTCCCCGACGAGCCCGAAAAAGACATCCTCGCGTTCGTTCGCGAACACGGCAAGCGGTACGACGACGACGCCGAACGGGCCGTCGAGATGGAGGAGTGGCAGCGAGACGTGCTCGACATGATGCGGGCGGAGGCGTACTACTTCGCCGCCCAGAAGATGACGAAGGTGATGAACGAGGGCTGGGCCGCCTACTGGGAGTCGACGATGATGACCGACGAGACCTTCGCCGGCGACGACGAGTTCATGAACTACGCCGACCACATGGCGAAGGTCCTCGCGTCCGGCGGCCTGAACCCCTACAGCCTCGGCATGGAGCTGTGGGAGTACGTCGAGAACACCACCAACCGCCGCGAAGTCCTCGAGCACCTGCTGCGCGTCGAGGGCATCTCGTGGCGCAACCTCGCCGACGTCGTCGACTTCGACGACGTTCTCGAAACGCTCGAGCCTCCGGAACCGATCGACACTATCACCCCCGAGACGCTGGACTCGCTCGAGGAAGTCCCTGACGAGTGGGTCGACCGCGAGGCCCTCGAGAAGGCCCGCGAGGGCGAGATCGACGTCGAAAAGTACCCCTGGAAGGTGCTGACCTACGAGGGACTGGCTCGGCGCCACTACTCGCTGGTCAAGCGCCAGAACCGCGGCTTCCTCTCGCGGGTCAACCAGAACGAACTCGAGCGGATCGGCCGCTACCTGTTCGACGACGCCCGGTACTCGTCGGTCGAGGAAGCGCTCGAGGACGTCGACTTCGCCGCGGGCTGGGATCGGATGTTCGACATCCGCGAGAGCCACAACGACGTCACCTTCCTCGACGAGTTCCTCACGGAGGAGTTCATCACGGAAAACAACTACTTCACCTACGAGCACTCGCAGGCGACCGGGCAGTTCCACGTCGCCAGCGACGCCGCCGAGGATGTCAAGAAGAAGTTGCTCCTGCAGTTCACCAACTTCGGGAAGCCGACGATCGCGGTCTACGACGGCAACTACAACAACGCCAACGAACTGCTGCTGGGCCACCAGTACAACGGCGTCATGCTCGACCTCGGGAAGGCCAAGGAGACCTTGAAGCGCATCTTCGAGCTCTGGGGCCGGCCGGTGAACCTGCTGACGATCGTCAAGGAGGTCGACGAGCACGACATCGAGGTCGCGAAGCGTCGCAACCGCGAACCCGAGGCCCAAGAGCGCGGGAAACTGATCCGCTACGACGGCGACGAGGTCACCGTCGAGGACGTACCGTGGGAGGAAGTCGAGCACCTCTCGGCAGACGACGTCGACTACGACACGAAACCCGAGAACTGGCTCGCCTGA
- a CDS encoding winged helix-turn-helix transcriptional regulator, protein MSSPQTKSRDDEATPRSDGENESDADQHGHDAACPVIASIEQIGSQWRLAVLHELLDGEQRFNELKRSTDANARTLSRVLDDLGEMGFVERRIEEDSPIATYYSLTEKGKSLEPVFDEIECWAGSWLDEDALEK, encoded by the coding sequence ATGTCTTCCCCCCAGACGAAATCCCGCGACGACGAGGCCACTCCCCGCAGCGACGGCGAGAACGAGAGCGATGCCGACCAGCACGGCCACGACGCCGCCTGTCCCGTCATCGCGTCGATCGAGCAGATCGGCTCGCAGTGGCGACTCGCGGTCCTCCACGAACTGCTAGACGGCGAGCAGCGGTTCAACGAACTCAAGCGCTCGACCGACGCCAACGCCCGCACCCTGTCGCGCGTTCTCGACGACCTCGGCGAGATGGGGTTCGTCGAGCGTCGCATCGAGGAGGACTCGCCGATCGCGACCTACTACAGCCTCACCGAGAAGGGCAAGTCCTTAGAGCCGGTGTTCGACGAGATCGAGTGCTGGGCGGGCAGTTGGCTCGACGAGGACGCGCTCGAGAAGTAG
- a CDS encoding PrkA family serine protein kinase, translating to MNGDIETLETLSTEYKESMPADLRETKSFDWYLEEVYEDPKIARNAHQRVADMFDHYGTTYDETEGMVEYLLASEDPLHDGENTFYGKVIHQSIHEFVNKVKSGARRLGPERRIKLLLGPVGSGKSHFDKQVRRYFEDYTLREEGRMYTFRWTNLCDVVQDQDPADDTVRSPMNQDPLVLLPLEQRQRVIDDLNENLDAPYTIQNDQALDPESEFYMDKLLAYYDDDLQQVLENHVEIIRLVADENKRQALETFEPKDKKNQDETELTGDVNYSKIAIYGESDPRAFDYSGAFCNANRGIFSGEELLKLQREFLYDFLHATQEQTIKPKNNPRIDIDQVIVGRTNMPEYKDKKGDEKMEAFNDRTKRIDFPYVLSYEDEAQIYWKMLNNADVPDINVEPHTLEMAGLFGVLTRIEEPDAETVDLLSKAKAYNGEIDEGDDIDVKKLREEAEQKAEIGEGMVGVSPRFIGDEIAEAIMDSKHRQRGFLSPLTVFNFFEENLEHHGSIPEDNFEKYYRYLETVREEYRERAIEDVRHALAYDVDEIQRQGEKYMDHVMAYIDDDTIEDELTGREQEPDETFLRSVEEKLDIPEDRKDDFRQEVSNWVSRRAREGEAFNPQDNERLRRALERKLWEDKKHNINFSALVSANEFDDDERSAWIDALMEQGYSEGGAKEVLEFAGAEVAKAEMDD from the coding sequence ATGAACGGTGACATCGAGACGCTCGAGACGCTCAGCACGGAATACAAGGAATCGATGCCCGCGGACCTGCGGGAAACCAAGTCCTTCGACTGGTACTTAGAGGAAGTCTACGAGGACCCGAAGATCGCCCGCAACGCCCACCAGCGGGTTGCGGATATGTTCGACCACTACGGGACGACCTACGACGAGACGGAGGGCATGGTCGAGTACCTGCTGGCCAGCGAAGACCCGCTGCACGACGGCGAGAACACCTTCTACGGGAAGGTGATCCACCAGTCGATCCACGAGTTCGTCAACAAGGTCAAGTCCGGCGCCCGCCGGCTCGGCCCCGAGCGGCGTATCAAGCTGCTGCTCGGCCCGGTCGGCTCCGGCAAGTCCCACTTCGACAAGCAGGTGCGCCGCTACTTCGAGGATTACACTCTGCGCGAGGAGGGCCGGATGTACACGTTCCGCTGGACGAACCTCTGCGACGTCGTCCAGGATCAGGACCCGGCCGACGACACGGTTCGGTCCCCGATGAACCAGGACCCGCTCGTCCTGCTGCCGCTCGAGCAGCGCCAGCGGGTCATCGACGATCTCAACGAGAACTTAGACGCGCCCTACACGATCCAGAACGACCAGGCGCTGGATCCCGAGTCGGAGTTCTACATGGACAAGCTGCTGGCCTACTACGACGACGACCTCCAGCAGGTCCTCGAGAACCACGTCGAGATTATCCGACTGGTCGCCGACGAGAACAAGCGCCAGGCGCTCGAGACGTTCGAGCCCAAGGACAAGAAGAACCAGGACGAGACCGAACTGACCGGCGACGTCAACTACTCGAAGATCGCCATCTACGGCGAATCCGATCCGCGCGCGTTCGACTACTCGGGGGCGTTCTGTAACGCCAACCGCGGTATCTTCTCCGGCGAGGAGTTGCTGAAGCTGCAGCGGGAGTTCCTCTACGACTTCCTGCACGCCACCCAGGAGCAGACGATCAAGCCGAAGAACAACCCGCGGATCGACATCGACCAGGTGATCGTCGGCCGCACCAACATGCCCGAGTACAAGGACAAGAAGGGCGACGAGAAGATGGAGGCGTTCAACGACCGCACCAAGCGGATCGACTTCCCGTACGTCCTCTCCTACGAGGACGAGGCCCAGATCTACTGGAAGATGTTAAACAACGCCGACGTGCCGGACATCAACGTCGAGCCCCACACGCTCGAGATGGCCGGCCTGTTCGGCGTCCTCACGCGCATCGAGGAGCCCGACGCCGAAACCGTCGATCTGCTCTCGAAGGCCAAAGCCTACAACGGCGAGATCGACGAGGGCGACGACATCGACGTGAAGAAGCTCCGCGAGGAGGCCGAACAGAAGGCCGAGATCGGCGAGGGCATGGTCGGCGTCTCGCCCCGGTTCATCGGCGACGAGATCGCCGAGGCTATCATGGACTCCAAACACCGCCAGCGCGGGTTCCTCTCGCCGCTGACGGTGTTCAACTTCTTCGAGGAGAACCTCGAACACCACGGCTCCATCCCGGAGGACAACTTCGAGAAGTACTACCGCTACCTCGAGACGGTCCGCGAGGAGTACAGGGAGCGGGCCATCGAGGACGTCCGCCACGCCCTCGCGTACGACGTCGACGAGATCCAGCGCCAGGGCGAGAAGTACATGGACCACGTCATGGCCTACATCGACGACGACACCATCGAGGACGAGCTCACGGGCCGCGAGCAGGAACCCGACGAGACCTTCCTGCGCTCCGTCGAGGAAAAACTCGACATCCCCGAGGACCGCAAGGACGACTTCCGTCAGGAAGTGAGCAATTGGGTCTCCCGGCGCGCCCGCGAGGGCGAAGCGTTCAACCCGCAGGACAACGAGCGCCTGCGCCGCGCACTCGAGCGCAAACTCTGGGAGGACAAGAAGCACAACATCAACTTCTCCGCGCTGGTCTCGGCCAACGAGTTTGACGACGACGAACGGTCCGCGTGGATCGACGCCCTGATGGAGCAGGGATACTCCGAGGGCGGCGCCAAGGAAGTACTCGAGTTCGCCGGCGCGGAGGTCGCCAAGGCAGAGATGGACGACTAA
- a CDS encoding PrkA family serine protein kinase, producing the protein MTERDYVTEADRQLEETYEEPMGLAAYVDRIFENPTIASHASKYLLEAIEAAGTRTVVEEGEEKERYRFFDDPHNDGEHAILGNTEVLNGFVDDLRSIAAGRAKDEKIIWFEGPTATGKSELKRCLVNGLREYSKTPEGRRYTVEWNVTTAEAGERGLSYGGDPTATDDQNWYESPVQAHPLSVFPEDVRQGILEDLNAELDDHVPVRVDAELDPFSREAYDYLEERYRRDGEEALFSAITDDAHLRVKNYVVDVGQGVGVLHSEDEGQPKERLVGSWMHGMLQELDSRGRKNPQAFSYDGVLSQGNGVLTIVEDAAQHADLLQKLLNVPDEQSVKLDKGIGMDVDTQMLIISNPDLEAQLNQHADRNGMDPLKALKRRLDKHRFGYLTNLSLESELIRRELTNETEVWEAESYDELEDRIRAPVTVAVKNQAGETTVEEFAPHALEAAALYAVVTRLDEENLPNGLDLVDKALIYDQGYLQEGDTRREKEEFDFDDDNNDGDHGIPVTYTRDTLAELLQTDRDRHHPDLAVEDVVMPRDVLNAMAEGLAEAPVFSTGERSEFENRVVPVKNYIYDRQESDVIEAIMHDKRVDEETVAEYVEHVYAWETDEPLYNDRGERVEPDPLKMKLFEVEHLGRFSEDEYEGNLPRESVRNFRREKVITSLNRHAWEHRNEDFSVEDVDLTAIPVIKTVLESHDWDDVKRTFEDFDPRQWDDPPSGTETAAIKEDTIETMVDLFGYSEASAELTSRHVMGQVSYRWD; encoded by the coding sequence ATGACCGAACGCGACTACGTCACCGAGGCCGACCGCCAACTCGAGGAGACCTACGAGGAGCCGATGGGCCTCGCGGCGTACGTCGATCGGATCTTCGAGAACCCGACGATCGCCTCCCACGCCTCGAAGTACCTGCTCGAGGCGATCGAGGCGGCCGGCACGCGCACGGTGGTCGAGGAGGGCGAGGAGAAGGAGCGCTACCGCTTCTTCGACGATCCGCACAACGACGGCGAGCACGCCATCCTCGGCAACACCGAGGTGCTGAACGGGTTCGTCGACGACCTCCGATCGATCGCCGCGGGCCGGGCGAAAGACGAGAAGATCATCTGGTTCGAGGGGCCCACCGCCACCGGAAAGTCGGAACTCAAGCGCTGTCTGGTCAACGGACTGCGCGAGTACTCCAAGACGCCCGAGGGCCGGCGGTACACCGTCGAGTGGAACGTTACGACCGCCGAGGCCGGCGAGCGCGGGCTGAGCTACGGCGGCGATCCGACCGCGACCGACGACCAGAACTGGTACGAGAGTCCCGTTCAGGCCCACCCCCTGTCGGTGTTCCCGGAGGACGTCCGCCAGGGCATCCTCGAGGATCTGAACGCCGAACTCGACGACCACGTCCCGGTACGGGTCGACGCGGAACTCGACCCGTTCTCCCGGGAAGCGTACGACTACTTGGAGGAGCGCTACCGTCGGGACGGCGAGGAAGCGCTGTTCTCGGCGATCACGGACGACGCGCACCTGCGCGTGAAGAACTACGTGGTCGACGTGGGCCAGGGCGTCGGCGTCCTCCACAGCGAGGACGAGGGCCAGCCCAAGGAACGGCTCGTCGGCTCGTGGATGCACGGGATGCTCCAGGAACTGGATTCGCGCGGGCGAAAGAACCCGCAGGCGTTCAGCTACGACGGCGTGCTCTCGCAGGGCAACGGCGTCCTCACGATCGTCGAGGACGCGGCCCAACACGCCGACCTGCTCCAGAAGCTGCTGAACGTGCCCGACGAGCAGTCCGTGAAGCTGGACAAGGGGATCGGGATGGACGTCGACACGCAGATGCTGATCATCTCGAACCCCGACCTCGAGGCCCAGCTCAATCAGCACGCCGACCGCAACGGGATGGACCCGCTGAAAGCGTTGAAGCGGCGACTCGACAAGCACCGCTTCGGCTACCTGACGAACCTCAGCCTCGAGTCCGAGCTCATCCGGCGCGAGCTGACCAACGAGACGGAGGTTTGGGAGGCGGAAAGCTACGACGAACTCGAGGACCGGATCCGCGCGCCGGTGACGGTCGCGGTCAAGAACCAGGCCGGCGAGACGACGGTGGAGGAGTTCGCACCGCACGCGCTCGAGGCGGCCGCGCTGTACGCGGTCGTCACGCGGTTGGACGAGGAGAACCTGCCGAACGGGCTCGACCTCGTGGATAAGGCCTTGATCTACGATCAGGGCTACTTACAGGAGGGCGACACCCGCCGCGAGAAGGAGGAGTTCGACTTCGACGACGACAACAACGACGGCGACCACGGGATTCCGGTCACGTACACGCGGGATACCCTGGCGGAACTCCTGCAGACTGATCGGGACCGCCACCACCCCGACTTGGCGGTCGAGGACGTCGTCATGCCCCGCGACGTGTTGAACGCGATGGCCGAGGGGCTGGCCGAGGCGCCGGTCTTCTCGACGGGCGAGCGCTCGGAGTTCGAGAACCGCGTCGTTCCGGTGAAGAACTACATCTACGACCGGCAGGAGTCAGACGTCATCGAGGCGATCATGCACGACAAGCGGGTCGACGAGGAGACCGTCGCCGAGTACGTCGAGCACGTCTACGCGTGGGAGACCGACGAGCCGCTGTACAACGACCGCGGCGAGCGCGTCGAGCCGGACCCGCTGAAGATGAAGCTGTTCGAGGTCGAGCACCTCGGGCGGTTCTCCGAGGACGAGTACGAGGGGAACCTCCCCCGCGAGAGCGTCCGCAACTTCCGCCGCGAGAAGGTGATCACCTCCTTGAACCGCCACGCCTGGGAGCACCGCAACGAGGACTTCTCCGTCGAGGACGTCGACCTCACCGCGATCCCGGTGATCAAGACCGTCCTCGAGAGCCACGACTGGGACGACGTCAAGCGGACCTTCGAGGACTTCGACCCCCGCCAGTGGGACGACCCGCCGAGCGGCACCGAGACGGCGGCGATCAAGGAGGATACGATCGAGACGATGGTCGACCTCTTCGGGTACTCCGAGGCGTCGGCCGAACTGACAAGCAGACACGTCATGGGACAGGTGAGCTACAGATGGGACTGA
- a CDS encoding secondary thiamine-phosphate synthase enzyme YjbQ, translating into MRTEFTVDTDARLTTVEVTDQIAAAVPDDLESGTCTAFVEHTTAGLVVQENESRLREDLESYLSELVPDEGHAHDQLDGNADSHLRATLIGPDVTIPVTDGELALGAWQSILFVECDGPRTRTVSVTTVGDSA; encoded by the coding sequence ATGCGGACGGAATTCACCGTCGACACCGACGCGCGACTCACGACCGTCGAGGTCACCGACCAGATTGCGGCAGCCGTTCCAGACGACCTCGAGTCGGGCACCTGCACGGCGTTCGTCGAGCACACGACCGCGGGGCTCGTCGTTCAGGAGAACGAATCGCGGCTCCGCGAGGACCTCGAGTCGTATCTCTCGGAACTCGTGCCTGACGAAGGCCACGCCCACGATCAACTGGACGGCAACGCGGACTCGCACCTGCGCGCGACGCTGATCGGGCCGGACGTGACGATACCCGTTACGGACGGCGAACTGGCGCTCGGCGCGTGGCAATCGATCCTGTTCGTCGAGTGCGACGGGCCGCGAACGCGGACGGTCTCGGTGACGACCGTCGGTGACTCTGCATAG
- a CDS encoding UPF0179 family protein encodes MSTVTLIGSRLAEPGTEFVYQGEADGCAGCPYRSQCLNLSEGTKYRVTDVREKAQTLECAMHDGGVRAVEVEPAAVEANVPSKGAFAGSKASLQGPCPYVECPSHEYCEPDGVEFDEEYRIREIRGDPPHDVCHLDRSLELVELDVDD; translated from the coding sequence ATGTCGACCGTCACGCTCATCGGCTCCCGCTTGGCCGAGCCCGGCACCGAATTCGTCTATCAGGGCGAGGCCGACGGCTGCGCCGGCTGTCCCTACCGCAGCCAGTGTCTCAATCTCTCCGAGGGCACCAAGTACCGCGTTACCGACGTCCGCGAAAAGGCGCAAACGCTGGAGTGCGCGATGCACGACGGCGGCGTCCGTGCCGTCGAAGTCGAGCCCGCCGCCGTCGAGGCGAACGTTCCGTCGAAGGGCGCGTTCGCGGGGAGTAAAGCGAGTCTGCAGGGTCCCTGCCCGTACGTCGAGTGTCCGAGTCACGAGTACTGCGAACCCGACGGCGTCGAATTCGACGAGGAGTACCGCATTCGGGAGATCCGCGGCGACCCGCCCCACGACGTCTGCCACCTCGATCGCTCGCTCGAGTTGGTCGAACTCGACGTCGACGACTGA